One Natronorubrum halophilum genomic window, TCGATAACGACCTCTCGAATCGGTACCCCGGTAAAGAAGTCGAGGTTGAGGACGTTCCGAACGCGTTCGTCTTCAACATCGAGACGGACGGCTCGTTCTCGGCCGAAGAACTGGTCGCGCGAGCCGCGGACTCGATCGAGAGTCGGGCGACCGAACTCGAAGACGCAGTACAGTTATAACAATGAACCGACGCCCCCAATCCCGACGCTGCGAGGACGCGTTTGCCGGCGCCGTGAGCGACGAGACCGGCACGCACTCGCCTATTGGAATCGAAAGGGGTTTGAAGGGGCGACGGATAGACAGAAGTGCGAGCAGGGATAGCCAAGTCAGGCCAACGGCGCAGCGTTCAGGGCGCTGTCTCGTAGGAGTCCGCAGGTTCAAATCCTGCTCCCTGCATCCACTTCTACACCGCCGAACGACAGTCGGTAGCCGTTCGATCGGACGCGATCGAGCGGCGAACCGGTTCGTTCGGCAGCACCACGATTCCACAATCGGCGAGGCGCTTCCTCGTCTCACCGATCCGACCGCATTTGGAGGAAACCAATGAGTAGCAAGACTAATCCGAGGCTCAACGATCTTATCGCCGAGTTGAAGTCGACGTCCCGTCAGACGGACGCCGACGTCTGGCGAGACGTTGCGGACCGACTCGAGAAGCCCCGGCGCACCCACGCTGAGGTGAACCTGGGCCGTATCGAGCGATACGCACGCGAAGAAGAGACTGTCGTCGTTCCCGGCAAAGTGCTGGGCTCCGGCGCATTACAGAAAAACGTCACCGTCGCTGCCGTCGATTTCTCGTCGTCAGCCGAGACGAAAATCGACCAGGTCGGTGACACAGTACCGCTCGAGCAAGTGCTCGAAGAGAACCCCAACGGATCCAACGTCCGGGTGATTCGATGAGTATCGCAGAGTTCGACGCGGACGTCGTCGTCGACGCCCGCGACTGTATCCTTGGTCGCGTCGCCAGCGAAGTCGCACAGCGCGCACTCGACGGCGAACGCGTCGCAATCGTCAACGCCGAAGACGCCGTCATCACCGGCGACAGGGAAGATATCTTCGGGACCTACGAAACGCGACTCCAGCTCGGCTCCGACAGAGGGCCGTACTACCCGAAACGACCGGATACGATCTTCAAGCGCTCCGTCCGCGGGATGCTTCCGTACAAGAAGACGCGCGGTCGAGAGGCACTCGAGAACGTCCGCGTCTATCTCGGAAACCCCTACGAGCACGACGACGACCGCGAGGCCGAGATCCTCGAGGATACGTCGCTAGATCGACTTTCGAACATCCGCTTCGTCCACCTGGGCGAAGTGTCCGAACAACTCGGTGCTAACGTCACATGGTAACGAACACGAGCGGAAAGAAAAAGACCGCCGTCG contains:
- a CDS encoding 50S ribosomal protein L13; the protein is MSIAEFDADVVVDARDCILGRVASEVAQRALDGERVAIVNAEDAVITGDREDIFGTYETRLQLGSDRGPYYPKRPDTIFKRSVRGMLPYKKTRGREALENVRVYLGNPYEHDDDREAEILEDTSLDRLSNIRFVHLGEVSEQLGANVTW
- a CDS encoding 50S ribosomal protein L18e, producing the protein MSSKTNPRLNDLIAELKSTSRQTDADVWRDVADRLEKPRRTHAEVNLGRIERYAREEETVVVPGKVLGSGALQKNVTVAAVDFSSSAETKIDQVGDTVPLEQVLEENPNGSNVRVIR